DNA sequence from the Prolixibacter sp. SD074 genome:
ATCATCGTGGTCCGGCAATTCCCTGATTAAACAGAGTTTTACAACCAACGATATCTATGTCATGACATCAGACGGAACCTTCGTATCCAATGATGGTTGGAAAGATTCGGCCACACAAATGTCCTATTACGGTCGTTTCAACTATAATTACGACGAACGTTACCTGGCCACTTTTACGTTCCGTGCTGACGGTTCGTCTAAGTTTGGTTCCGACAACAAGTGGGGCTATTTCCCTTCTGGATCACTGGCCTGGAGAATTAACAACGAGAATTTTATGAAAGGCCTGGAGGCTATTTCCAATATGAAACTCAGAGTTAGCTACGGTTCCGTGGGTAATATGCCTGGTTCAACTTACCTGTACGGTTCTTCCATGCAAACAATAACCACCGTTTTCGGTACTGGTTATCGCCTGGCTAAATTCCCAAACCCGGCCTTAAAATGGGAAACCACAGAGCAATATAACGTGGGATTGGATCTGGGATTATTCGATAATAAAATCACTTTATCGGTTGATGCATACCAGAAAAATACAAGAGACCTGCTGTTACAGATTTCTGTTCCCAGTTACATTGGAGGAAGCAGCTGGAACGATATTGCCGCACCATATGCCAACGTAGGCAAAATGGAGAACAAAGGTATCGACGTTTCGCTGACTTCTCATAATATCACTAAACCCAGTTTTAGCTGGACGACCGACATCACCTTCTCACACAACAAGAACATGGTGGTAAAACTGAACGATCCCAATGCGGTTTTTTACGGAGCACTCAACTGGTACAGCGAGTTTCAGACAGTCACGGTTACCAAAGAGGAATTACCCATGGGGCAATTCTACGGATATGAGATGGAAGGTATTTTCAAAAATGCCGATGATATTGCCAATCATGCCGTACAAATTGAAGATCCGACCCACCCCGGGACCAACTATATCAACCAAAAACAAGGAGTTTGGATTGGTGATGTGAAATTTAAAGATATTTCCGGACCGGATGGAAAACCGGATGGTGTAATTGACACCTACGACCAAACAATTATTGGCGACCCCAACCCGGATTTCACTTTCGGTCTAAACAACACTTTTCGTTACAAAAATTTTGACTTATCAGTTTACCTCTCCGGGGCATATGGTAGCGATATCCTGAATTATACCCGTGTACAAACTGAAGGACAAACCAGTATCTGGAGTAACCAGAGCAACGCAGTTGTGGACCGGGCCCGGGCAAAATTGATCGATCCCAATGGCAGCACAACCGATCCAAGCAACTACCAGTTGTCCAATCCGGGAACAAATATCGCACGTGTAACAACCAACGACAATAACCGGAACAACCGGATGTCGACACGTTTCATCGAGGATGGCTCTTATGTCCGGGTGAAGACTATTTCGCTGAGTTACAAGATTTCCCAGCAACTAACCCGCAAAGTCAGCATCGAGCGCTTCAAGGTTTACGCCAACGTACAGAACGTGTATACCTTCACCAACTATTCAGGTTATGATCCGGAGATTGGATCATTCAACCAGAATGCCATGATGCAGAATATAGACATGGGACGTTATCCTAGTCCGAGAACCTACACATTTGGTGTTAGTATCGATTTTTAATGATGAAAAATCTCTTGAAAATGAAAAAGTTTATCAAATATATTTTGCTGGGTGTTTTTATCATGATCGCATCCTGCTCCAAAGACTTTCTCACCGTCGATCCGGTTGACAGCATTGTTGCGGATAACTATTACAAAAACAAAGATGAAATCCGTTCGTCGACAGCGATATTGTACGGAGGAACTGCCTGGTTCGACTACCTTGCCGGATTGATGTTCTATGCAGGCGATATGGCTTCCGGTGATATGTATTATACCTACGATCAGGAAGGACAATTCTTTTACTTTTCCTTCAATAGTGGTAATGCCCACCTCACCAGTGGCTGGAAAAGCCTTTTCCGTGTGAACTCCTATTGTAACTCGGTAATCAACGATATGCCCGATGCTGCGAGAAAGAACGGTGTAAGCGAAGACGTCATCAATGCTGCCCTGGGCGAAGCCCGCTTTGTCAGAGCCTGGGTTTATTTCCTTCTAACGGAATACTGGGGCGAAGTACCCATTGTCGAAAACGGTTCCGACCTGATTGCTTCCGGCGATATGATGTTGCCCAAAAACACCCGGAAAAGCCTCTATGAATTCATTCGTCGCGATTTGGCTTTCGCCGAAGAAAATCTTCCCGGCAAGGATGAAGAAGCAGGACGTGCTACCAAATGGGCAGCGAAAGGCTTAATGGCAAAACTCTACCTTACCATGGCTTCAGACTTAACCGATTCGCAATCGGCTGAATACTTTGATTTGGCGAAGAAATATGCACAGGAGGTTATTGATAACTCCGATGGTTTTCAGATGATCGACAGCTACAAAGAGCTCTTTACCATCGAAGGAAATAACAACAGCGAATCGCTGTTTGCTTTGCAGATGATTGGAGCTGGTGGCTATGGTCTCGGTAACCCACGAAATACAGCATGGTCAAGAAGTTCAGTAATTGCAGATCAGACCTGGGGAGGCGGCAAAGGCCCAACCCTCAATTTCCAAAGTGCATTTGAACCGAATGATGGTCGTCGCAAGTGGATCATCATGCAAAAAGGCGATTACTATCCTGAGCTCGATAAAGCGGATGGCGGTTACACCTACAACATTCGCACCGCCAATCCGGATGATCCCAACAGCCCGATTGAA
Encoded proteins:
- a CDS encoding TonB-dependent receptor, which translates into the protein MKKHAIFVLMLFLMSHALLAQKRITGTVEDAGTSEALPGVNVVLRGTTQGTITNVDGQYSIEVPSDETVLVFSFIGYQRQEARVGSKTEINISLKSATTGLDEVVVVGYGTMKKSDLTGSVVSVSEEKLKSTISTNIDQAMQGRVAGVQVTQNSGQPGGATSIRIRGASSVTGSNEPLYVVDGVPFVGNGQTIAGFDWAGGANGQNKVNPLSTINPSDIVSIEVLKDASAAAIYGAQAANGVILVTTRRGKKGEAKVTYDGYMALQQLPNKLDMMDLREYAEYENQIADELGNSKNQNYLDPSILGRGTDWQNEVFRPAWMQNHQLSVTGGSDKTVYAFSGGYFDQDGIIIGSNFSRFSTRMNMDSQVKKWLKIGGSLAYAETDEKITLNDGGDGVIMQALLMQPDVPVYDMDGNFAGPNTVAGSSQYNPVALALQRNNTLKRQRTTGNAYLSADIIKGLNLRSEYSYDVNASVNKAFHPTYEWGILKNDINKMMQREEHSKFWVWKNYLTYNLDFADVHHLTSMFGQEMQESSWSGNSLIKQSFTTNDIYVMTSDGTFVSNDGWKDSATQMSYYGRFNYNYDERYLATFTFRADGSSKFGSDNKWGYFPSGSLAWRINNENFMKGLEAISNMKLRVSYGSVGNMPGSTYLYGSSMQTITTVFGTGYRLAKFPNPALKWETTEQYNVGLDLGLFDNKITLSVDAYQKNTRDLLLQISVPSYIGGSSWNDIAAPYANVGKMENKGIDVSLTSHNITKPSFSWTTDITFSHNKNMVVKLNDPNAVFYGALNWYSEFQTVTVTKEELPMGQFYGYEMEGIFKNADDIANHAVQIEDPTHPGTNYINQKQGVWIGDVKFKDISGPDGKPDGVIDTYDQTIIGDPNPDFTFGLNNTFRYKNFDLSVYLSGAYGSDILNYTRVQTEGQTSIWSNQSNAVVDRARAKLIDPNGSTTDPSNYQLSNPGTNIARVTTNDNNRNNRMSTRFIEDGSYVRVKTISLSYKISQQLTRKVSIERFKVYANVQNVYTFTNYSGYDPEIGSFNQNAMMQNIDMGRYPSPRTYTFGVSIDF
- a CDS encoding RagB/SusD family nutrient uptake outer membrane protein, which encodes MKKFIKYILLGVFIMIASCSKDFLTVDPVDSIVADNYYKNKDEIRSSTAILYGGTAWFDYLAGLMFYAGDMASGDMYYTYDQEGQFFYFSFNSGNAHLTSGWKSLFRVNSYCNSVINDMPDAARKNGVSEDVINAALGEARFVRAWVYFLLTEYWGEVPIVENGSDLIASGDMMLPKNTRKSLYEFIRRDLAFAEENLPGKDEEAGRATKWAAKGLMAKLYLTMASDLTDSQSAEYFDLAKKYAQEVIDNSDGFQMIDSYKELFTIEGNNNSESLFALQMIGAGGYGLGNPRNTAWSRSSVIADQTWGGGKGPTLNFQSAFEPNDGRRKWIIMQKGDYYPELDKADGGYTYNIRTANPDDPNSPIENANQVLSHIKKYVIGKAADVNNQVGTDQDAGNNLYLMRLSEMYLIYCEAAIGSGNETSDATALEYINTVRERAGLADRVAPLTFAEVMHERRIEFGMESIRWFDIKRMYYRNAQAATEFLNAQDRENYYYAIPTSDENLMNSYAGYEIATPEVPMVIYSDQIKAFPIPSEAVVSDPMLAGEAVDYNFE